A portion of the Musa acuminata AAA Group cultivar baxijiao chromosome BXJ1-1, Cavendish_Baxijiao_AAA, whole genome shotgun sequence genome contains these proteins:
- the LOC135582464 gene encoding protein TPX2-like isoform X2, with the protein MDHEMAEATDEVFVCFEVDLDYEFDAPRYFDLGREETPAEARAAELWFDTAGSYPPSPLIAKLIFQKDTNVANTSTAPNLEDLVYTNPEAAHADAAAPGFSIVQEMEKGCTFHSSILQGVSKGDHISTVNNCFSKRSTLMKPTASQLAKKEWPREVKSISRLQKPLEVKREQRFEDSNDYIHQAAKRQRLEKGHCCKVTDAKQQINLFHKVPEKKNGLSDANNQLPRLRLTIPREPELETARRAFSFRAQRQRLVDAKCLVEGMPQFTSTFKAHPLNRKILEAPSLPLPQKSTPRLPKFKEFNFRTHSRALLHSTTSSTLTSGSHIPTTTGDVKSSVRAQFQTSGHQLQQNECKRDVEVKDISTKFRPQALNQKILANKGDIGVFRSTKRDTTIPKEFNFLTTKRFQQNPLNELFNKLSLASEAQKATAQRKFPLPSHLDAKDSKENLISVVHK; encoded by the exons ATGGACCACGAGATGGCGGAAGCCACGGATGAAGTGTTTGTCTGCTTCGAGGTCGATCTGGACTACGAATTCGACGCGCCAAGGTACTTCGACCTCGGCCGGGAGGAGACGCCGGCGGAGGCCCGGGCGGCGGAGCTCTGGTTCGATACCGCTGGAAGCTACCCTCCCTCTC CTTTGATAGCAAagttaatttttcaaaaagataCCAATGTAGCAAATACAAGTACTGCTCCGAATCTTGAAGATTTGGTGTATACAAATCCTGAGGCTGCTCATGCAGATGCTGCCGCTCCTGGATTCTCTATAGTTCAGGAAATGGAGAAAG GATGTACATTCCACAGCTCTATACTGCAAGGTGTATCAAAAGGTGATCATATATCTACCGTTAATAACTGTTTCTCAAAAAGATCAACTTTAATGAAGCCTACTGCAAGTCAATTGGCCAAAAAAGAATGGCCACGTGAAGTGAAGTCAATCAGCAG GCTGCAGAAGCCCTTAGAAGTTAAAAGAGAACAGAGATTTGAAGATTCAAATGATTATATTCATCAAGCTGCCAAAAGGCAGAGATTGGAAAAAGGACATTGCTGCAAG GTTACTGATGCAAAGCAGCAAATCAACTTGTTTCACAAAGTCCCAGAAAAG AAAAATGGGCTCTCTGATGCCAATAATCAACTTCCTAGATTGAGGCTCACAATACCCAGGGAGCCTGAGTTAGAAACAGCCAGAAGGGCATTTAGTTTTAGAGCTCAACGGCAAAG GTTGGTTGATGCTAAATGTCTTGTAGAAGGAATGCCACAGTTTACTTCCACATTTAAAGCACACCCTTTAAACAGAAAA ATTCTTGAGGCTCCTTCGCTGCCCCTTCCTCAGAAGAGCACTCCTAGATTGCCCAAATTTAAA GAATTCAATTTTAGAACTCATAGCAGGGCTCTGCTACACAGTACAACTTCATCAACTTTG ACTTCAGGCAGTCATATTCCTACTACTACAGGAGATGTAAAAAGTTCAGTAAGGGCACAATTTCAGACCTCTGGTCACCAGCTACAGCAAAA TGAGTGTAAAAGGGATGTTGAAGTTAAAGACATCTCAACAAAATTCAGGCCTCAAGCCTTAAATCAAAAG ATTCTTGCAAACAAAGGAGACATTGGAGTTTTCCGAAGTACCAAGCGGGATACAACAATACCCAAG gAATTTAACTTCTTAACAACAAAAAGGTTTCAGCAGAATCCACTAAATGAGCTTTTCAACAAG CTCTCCTTGGCTTCTGAAGCACAAAAAGCTACTGCTCAGAGGAAGTTCCCACTGCCAAGTCATTTAGATGCAAAG GACTCTAAAGAAAACTTGATCAGCGTTGTACACAAATAG
- the LOC135582464 gene encoding protein TPX2-like isoform X3: protein MDHEMAEATDEVFVCFEVDLDYEFDAPRYFDLGREETPAEARAAELWFDTAGSYPPSPLIAKLIFQKDTNVANTSTAPNLEDLVYTNPEAAHADAAAPGFSIVQEMEKGCTFHSSILQGVSKGDHISTVNNCFSKRSTLMKPTASQLAKKEWPREVKSISRLQKPLEVKREQRFEDSNDYIHQAAKRQRLEKGHCCKVTDAKQQINLFHKVPEKKNGLSDANNQLPRLRLTIPREPELETARRAFSFRAQRQRLVDAKCLVEGMPQFTSTFKAHPLNRKILEAPSLPLPQKSTPRLPKFKEFNFRTHSRALLHSTTSSTLTSGSHIPTTTGDVKSSVRAQFQTSGHQLQQNECKRDVEVKDISTKFRPQALNQKILANKGDIGVFRSTKRDTTIPKEFNFLTTKRFQQNPLNELFNKLSLASEAQKATAQRKFPLPSHLDAKFLH, encoded by the exons ATGGACCACGAGATGGCGGAAGCCACGGATGAAGTGTTTGTCTGCTTCGAGGTCGATCTGGACTACGAATTCGACGCGCCAAGGTACTTCGACCTCGGCCGGGAGGAGACGCCGGCGGAGGCCCGGGCGGCGGAGCTCTGGTTCGATACCGCTGGAAGCTACCCTCCCTCTC CTTTGATAGCAAagttaatttttcaaaaagataCCAATGTAGCAAATACAAGTACTGCTCCGAATCTTGAAGATTTGGTGTATACAAATCCTGAGGCTGCTCATGCAGATGCTGCCGCTCCTGGATTCTCTATAGTTCAGGAAATGGAGAAAG GATGTACATTCCACAGCTCTATACTGCAAGGTGTATCAAAAGGTGATCATATATCTACCGTTAATAACTGTTTCTCAAAAAGATCAACTTTAATGAAGCCTACTGCAAGTCAATTGGCCAAAAAAGAATGGCCACGTGAAGTGAAGTCAATCAGCAG GCTGCAGAAGCCCTTAGAAGTTAAAAGAGAACAGAGATTTGAAGATTCAAATGATTATATTCATCAAGCTGCCAAAAGGCAGAGATTGGAAAAAGGACATTGCTGCAAG GTTACTGATGCAAAGCAGCAAATCAACTTGTTTCACAAAGTCCCAGAAAAG AAAAATGGGCTCTCTGATGCCAATAATCAACTTCCTAGATTGAGGCTCACAATACCCAGGGAGCCTGAGTTAGAAACAGCCAGAAGGGCATTTAGTTTTAGAGCTCAACGGCAAAG GTTGGTTGATGCTAAATGTCTTGTAGAAGGAATGCCACAGTTTACTTCCACATTTAAAGCACACCCTTTAAACAGAAAA ATTCTTGAGGCTCCTTCGCTGCCCCTTCCTCAGAAGAGCACTCCTAGATTGCCCAAATTTAAA GAATTCAATTTTAGAACTCATAGCAGGGCTCTGCTACACAGTACAACTTCATCAACTTTG ACTTCAGGCAGTCATATTCCTACTACTACAGGAGATGTAAAAAGTTCAGTAAGGGCACAATTTCAGACCTCTGGTCACCAGCTACAGCAAAA TGAGTGTAAAAGGGATGTTGAAGTTAAAGACATCTCAACAAAATTCAGGCCTCAAGCCTTAAATCAAAAG ATTCTTGCAAACAAAGGAGACATTGGAGTTTTCCGAAGTACCAAGCGGGATACAACAATACCCAAG gAATTTAACTTCTTAACAACAAAAAGGTTTCAGCAGAATCCACTAAATGAGCTTTTCAACAAG CTCTCCTTGGCTTCTGAAGCACAAAAAGCTACTGCTCAGAGGAAGTTCCCACTGCCAAGTCATTTAGATGCAAAG TTCTTGCACTAA
- the LOC135582464 gene encoding protein TPX2-like isoform X1, whose protein sequence is MDHEMAEATDEVFVCFEVDLDYEFDAPRYFDLGREETPAEARAAELWFDTAGSYPPSPLIAKLIFQKDTNVANTSTAPNLEDLVYTNPEAAHADAAAPGFSIVQEMEKGCTFHSSILQGVSKGDHISTVNNCFSKRSTLMKPTASQLAKKEWPREVKSISRLQKPLEVKREQRFEDSNDYIHQAAKRQRLEKGHCCKVTDAKQQINLFHKVPEKKNGLSDANNQLPRLRLTIPREPELETARRAFSFRAQRQRLVDAKCLVEGMPQFTSTFKAHPLNRKILEAPSLPLPQKSTPRLPKFKEFNFRTHSRALLHSTTSSTLTSGSHIPTTTGDVKSSVRAQFQTSGHQLQQNECKRDVEVKDISTKFRPQALNQKILANKGDIGVFRSTKRDTTIPKEFNFLTTKRFQQNPLNELFNKLSLASEAQKATAQRKFPLPSHLDAKVSNLYFSLFNLIVFPSNCAF, encoded by the exons ATGGACCACGAGATGGCGGAAGCCACGGATGAAGTGTTTGTCTGCTTCGAGGTCGATCTGGACTACGAATTCGACGCGCCAAGGTACTTCGACCTCGGCCGGGAGGAGACGCCGGCGGAGGCCCGGGCGGCGGAGCTCTGGTTCGATACCGCTGGAAGCTACCCTCCCTCTC CTTTGATAGCAAagttaatttttcaaaaagataCCAATGTAGCAAATACAAGTACTGCTCCGAATCTTGAAGATTTGGTGTATACAAATCCTGAGGCTGCTCATGCAGATGCTGCCGCTCCTGGATTCTCTATAGTTCAGGAAATGGAGAAAG GATGTACATTCCACAGCTCTATACTGCAAGGTGTATCAAAAGGTGATCATATATCTACCGTTAATAACTGTTTCTCAAAAAGATCAACTTTAATGAAGCCTACTGCAAGTCAATTGGCCAAAAAAGAATGGCCACGTGAAGTGAAGTCAATCAGCAG GCTGCAGAAGCCCTTAGAAGTTAAAAGAGAACAGAGATTTGAAGATTCAAATGATTATATTCATCAAGCTGCCAAAAGGCAGAGATTGGAAAAAGGACATTGCTGCAAG GTTACTGATGCAAAGCAGCAAATCAACTTGTTTCACAAAGTCCCAGAAAAG AAAAATGGGCTCTCTGATGCCAATAATCAACTTCCTAGATTGAGGCTCACAATACCCAGGGAGCCTGAGTTAGAAACAGCCAGAAGGGCATTTAGTTTTAGAGCTCAACGGCAAAG GTTGGTTGATGCTAAATGTCTTGTAGAAGGAATGCCACAGTTTACTTCCACATTTAAAGCACACCCTTTAAACAGAAAA ATTCTTGAGGCTCCTTCGCTGCCCCTTCCTCAGAAGAGCACTCCTAGATTGCCCAAATTTAAA GAATTCAATTTTAGAACTCATAGCAGGGCTCTGCTACACAGTACAACTTCATCAACTTTG ACTTCAGGCAGTCATATTCCTACTACTACAGGAGATGTAAAAAGTTCAGTAAGGGCACAATTTCAGACCTCTGGTCACCAGCTACAGCAAAA TGAGTGTAAAAGGGATGTTGAAGTTAAAGACATCTCAACAAAATTCAGGCCTCAAGCCTTAAATCAAAAG ATTCTTGCAAACAAAGGAGACATTGGAGTTTTCCGAAGTACCAAGCGGGATACAACAATACCCAAG gAATTTAACTTCTTAACAACAAAAAGGTTTCAGCAGAATCCACTAAATGAGCTTTTCAACAAG CTCTCCTTGGCTTCTGAAGCACAAAAAGCTACTGCTCAGAGGAAGTTCCCACTGCCAAGTCATTTAGATGCAAAGGTTTCCAACTTGTATTTTAGTCTGTTTAATCTAATAGTATTTCCTTCCAACTGTGCATTTTAA
- the LOC135582464 gene encoding protein TPX2-like isoform X4 produces MDHEMAEATDEVFVCFEVDLDYEFDAPRYFDLGREETPAEARAAELWFDTAGSYPPSPLIAKLIFQKDTNVANTSTAPNLEDLVYTNPEAAHADAAAPGFSIVQEMEKGCTFHSSILQGVSKGDHISTVNNCFSKRSTLMKPTASQLAKKEWPREVKSISRLQKPLEVKREQRFEDSNDYIHQAAKRQRLEKGHCCKVTDAKQQINLFHKVPEKKNGLSDANNQLPRLRLTIPREPELETARRAFSFRAQRQRLVDAKCLVEGMPQFTSTFKAHPLNRKILEAPSLPLPQKSTPRLPKFKEFNFRTHSRALLHSTTSSTLTSGSHIPTTTGDVKSSVRAQFQTSGHQLQQKFLQTKETLEFSEVPSGIQQYPRNLTS; encoded by the exons ATGGACCACGAGATGGCGGAAGCCACGGATGAAGTGTTTGTCTGCTTCGAGGTCGATCTGGACTACGAATTCGACGCGCCAAGGTACTTCGACCTCGGCCGGGAGGAGACGCCGGCGGAGGCCCGGGCGGCGGAGCTCTGGTTCGATACCGCTGGAAGCTACCCTCCCTCTC CTTTGATAGCAAagttaatttttcaaaaagataCCAATGTAGCAAATACAAGTACTGCTCCGAATCTTGAAGATTTGGTGTATACAAATCCTGAGGCTGCTCATGCAGATGCTGCCGCTCCTGGATTCTCTATAGTTCAGGAAATGGAGAAAG GATGTACATTCCACAGCTCTATACTGCAAGGTGTATCAAAAGGTGATCATATATCTACCGTTAATAACTGTTTCTCAAAAAGATCAACTTTAATGAAGCCTACTGCAAGTCAATTGGCCAAAAAAGAATGGCCACGTGAAGTGAAGTCAATCAGCAG GCTGCAGAAGCCCTTAGAAGTTAAAAGAGAACAGAGATTTGAAGATTCAAATGATTATATTCATCAAGCTGCCAAAAGGCAGAGATTGGAAAAAGGACATTGCTGCAAG GTTACTGATGCAAAGCAGCAAATCAACTTGTTTCACAAAGTCCCAGAAAAG AAAAATGGGCTCTCTGATGCCAATAATCAACTTCCTAGATTGAGGCTCACAATACCCAGGGAGCCTGAGTTAGAAACAGCCAGAAGGGCATTTAGTTTTAGAGCTCAACGGCAAAG GTTGGTTGATGCTAAATGTCTTGTAGAAGGAATGCCACAGTTTACTTCCACATTTAAAGCACACCCTTTAAACAGAAAA ATTCTTGAGGCTCCTTCGCTGCCCCTTCCTCAGAAGAGCACTCCTAGATTGCCCAAATTTAAA GAATTCAATTTTAGAACTCATAGCAGGGCTCTGCTACACAGTACAACTTCATCAACTTTG ACTTCAGGCAGTCATATTCCTACTACTACAGGAGATGTAAAAAGTTCAGTAAGGGCACAATTTCAGACCTCTGGTCACCAGCTACAGCAAAA ATTCTTGCAAACAAAGGAGACATTGGAGTTTTCCGAAGTACCAAGCGGGATACAACAATACCCAAG gAATTTAACTTCTTAA